The stretch of DNA CTGTGCATGTTTTAATTCTGGAATATATTTCCAAAAACTTTTTCCATTGGAAAGATAAATTTCCTTACGTGGTGAAGTAATTTCAAATCGAAAAGAAGATGGTTTTTTTATTGATAAAACACCATCGGATAAAGAAATTTTATCTCGAAGAGCGGAATAAATTTCCTGTTTAAAATTTACGGTAAAAATTTCTTGCTTTGAAGCCAATTTCATTGTTTCTGTATATCTAGTCTCAAATGATTTGCTTGTTTTTTTTGTCTGGGAATAAATAGGATTTATTGCTAATAAGGATAAAACTATAAAATTTATTTTAATAAGTTTTTTAAACATTATGGCCTCTAAAAATAATTCAAGTTAAAAATTTTTCAAGATCAGAAATAGAGCGTGCAATACAAAACATTTCTGCAGGAGATTCTGTCATATTTATTAAAGAGATTTCTTCAAGCCAATTTAATAAATTTGAGAAATAATTTAAAATATCTACAATAATAATTGTTTTTTTAGTGTTACTATTTTTGTTTATATTTATAAATTTTATGAACTCACTTAGGGTATCTAAACTTCCAGGTAAAATACAAAGAATATCTGAATTTTCGTAAATAAATTGAGATTTTTTTGTTTTAGAGATATCTTTATTTAAAGAATTTAAATCCCCTTTAGCATTTTTTACTCCATTTTTTAAGGCTTCTATTAATCCTGAATTATTTTCATTATAAATAACATTAAAATGAAGTTTTCCTATAAGATTTCCAAATTCAAAAGCAAAATCAGTTAAAGGTTTAGGCACCTCCATTTTTGAAGAACAAATAATGCCAATTGAAGGCTGTGTTAAAAAAACCATGATAATAAGCACCTCCATTATTTAAGATACTATTAAATTTCATTATAGAAAAGAATAAAATATAAATGAAAATAGAAAATTTATTTAAAATTTAATTTCAAAATTTGCGCCATACCATGATCTATTGTTTTCATCATTAAAAGCATAAGGAATGGCTAACATTTCATATTTTTTAGAGGAGGATACTCTTTTATTTTGAATCGTATTTTCAACTCTGTAAAATACAGCAGCTGAAATTAGAGTTCCCACTAAACCACCAACGACAACATCACTTACATTATGTGCATGATCTTTTACTCTAGAAGAAGCAATCCATGTTGCAGCAGAATAAGATAAAGCAGCGTAGGACCAATTTAGAATTTGACTATTGGAATATTCAAACATAAGGGCGCTTG from Silvanigrella paludirubra encodes:
- a CDS encoding LOG family protein yields the protein MVFLTQPSIGIICSSKMEVPKPLTDFAFEFGNLIGKLHFNVIYNENNSGLIEALKNGVKNAKGDLNSLNKDISKTKKSQFIYENSDILCILPGSLDTLSEFIKFININKNSNTKKTIIIVDILNYFSNLLNWLEEISLINMTESPAEMFCIARSISDLEKFLT